The genomic segment CAAAATTCTAGTGATTATAAAATAGACAGATTTTATGCATATTTAATGATTGCTTCAGGAATTATATTAACTATATTATTAATAATTTATTGGGCTTTACCATACAATGATTTAAAGGATATTCTATGAATATTATTAACAAAATTAATGTACTAAATAAAATTTCAGAAGAGATGAAGTTGGTTGTTAAACATCAACAAGATAATGCCTCTAGTGAGCCTGCAACTGATAATAATCAGATGAGGCTTAATTATGAGCTAGAAAGAGAGTATTGGAACGAAGGCGGAGCTGTTATGTTTGACATGCATGATGTTTTTATTGATTTTGGGCAAGTAAAGATAAAAACTAGGATTTATTATCCACAAGATCAAGATCAATATAAAACTATATTTTTTATACATGGAGGAGGATGGGTAGTAGGAAGTATAAAAACTCATGATAGAATGATGAGAAATTTGGCTAGCTTAAGTAAATGCGCGGTTATTGGTATAGATTACTCTCTTGCACCAGATAAGAAATTTCCGTTTCAAATTCAAGAGTGTAATGCAACTATAGAATATTTTATCAAAAATAGTAAAAAGTATAAGCTATCACCTGATGAATTTTCTTATGCTGGAGATAGTGCTGGCGCTAATATGTGCATGGGAACTTTTTTATATCAAAAAGATAAAAAAATAATCGATACAAGTTTAATTAAATCAATGGCGTTGTTTTACGGTGTTTATGGACTTAAAGATTCAGTATCAAGAACTTTATATGGCAATGATATAGATTGGTTAAGAGAAGAGGATATGCAATATTATTACAATGAGTATTTAAAAAAAGATACCGATATAAACTCTAAATTTGTAAATATTTTCAATGCTGATTTGACAGATAATATTCCTAATTGTTTTATAGCTTCTTGTGAATTTGATCCATTAAAAGATGATAGTGTTGCTTTGTATGAAATACTAAAACAAACAAATGATAGTGAATACAAGGAATATAAAGGTGTAATGCATGCATTTTTGCACTATACAAGGATGATGAAAATAGCCAATGAAGCTATACAAGATGGTGCGGATTTTATTACTAAAAATTTCAATTTTAATCAAAGGAGTTAAAATGAAGGTTAAAAAAGTTGGGATAGAACCAAAAGTATTCTTTCCCTCGCTAATCGCTGTTGCGATTTTAAGTTGGTTAGTTGTTAGGGATTTGGATGCAGCAAACAAAGTAATAAATGCAACTTTTGCCTATGTAACTAATTCTTGGGGTTGGGCTTTTGAGTGGTATATGGTTATTATGGTGTTTGGATGGTTTTGGCTAATTTTTGGTCCTATGAAAGATAAAAAATTAGGCGATCCTGAAGATAAACCAGAGTTTAGTACAGTTAGCTGGATTTTTATGATGTTTGCATCATGCACGTCAGCCGCTGTTTTGTATTGGGGTAGTTTGGAAATTTACTATTATGTAACTTATCCACCTTTTGGTCTTGAGCCTATGAGCACACAAGCTAAAGAGTTGGGTCTTGCTTATAGTTTATTTCACTGGGGACCTTTGCCTTGGGCTACATACAGTTTATTGTCTGTTGCTTTTGGTTATTTCTTGTTTGTTAAAAAAATTAATGTTGTCCGTCCTAGTGGAACAATTGAGGCAGCTGTTGGTGAAAAATTAGCAAAAGGTTGGCTTGGTGTAATTATAGACAATGTCTATATCGTTGCTTTAATACTTGCTATGGGAACAAGTTTGGGTCTTGCTACCCCACTTGTTACTGAGTGTATGCAGTGGCTTTTTGGCATTGAAAGAACACTGGAGTTAGATACTATGATTATATCTTGCTGGGTTTTATTTAATGCTATTTGTGTTGCTTTTGGCCTTAATAGAGGTATAAAGATAGCTAGTGATGTTAGAAGTTATCTAATGATAATTATGCTTGGCTGGGTTGTAATAGTTGGAGCTTCAACTTTTACAATTAACTATTTTACAGATAGTGTTGGTGTTATGCTTAGTTATCTTGGCAGGATGTTATTTTACACCGATCCTATCGCTAAAGGCGGATTTCCTCAAGGCTGGACAGTATTTTATTGGGCTTGGTGGGTAGTTTATGGTATACAAATGTGCATATTCTTGGCAAGAATTTCAAGAGGTAGAACAGTTAGAGAGCTTTGTATTGGTATGGTTGCTGGTCTTACCGCTACAACTTGGATTTTATGGACTATACTTGGAAGTAACACAATTCACACTATGATTACTGGTGTTGTTAATATGTCAGAAATTGTAAAAACAGCTGGTATGGCAAGAGCTATTATTGAAACTTGGGCTGCTTTACCTATGTCCACACTTACCATTTGGGGATTTTTTATATTGGCTTTCATAGCAACTATAACACTGATTAATGCATGCTCATATACTTTAGCAATGAGTACTTGCAAAGAGGCAACAGGATATGATGAGCCACCTTTGTGGGTTAGAATAGGTTGGTCTGTTTTAGTTGGTATTATAGGTGTGACTTTGCTTGCGTTGGGCGGATTAAAACCTATTCAGACAGCTATCATAGCAGGTGGTTGCCCATTATTTTTTGTAAATATTTTGATATTGGTATCTTTCTTTAAAGATGCTAAAAAGAATAATTGGTATTAATTATTAAAAGGAGAACAATATGGTTGATTTTAGTTTAACAGATGAGCAACAATTATTTGTTGCTGGAATTAAAGAGCTTATGGAAAGAGAAAATTGGGAAGTGTATTTTGCAAAATGTGATGAAAATCACGAATATCCTATAAAATGGGTCAAAGAGCTTGCTGAACTGGGTGTTGATACTATGCTTTTACCAGAAGAGCATGGTGGCATGAGTGCTGATTGGATAACACTAACAGCTATTTGGGAAGAACTTGGCAGATGCGGTGCCCCAACATATGTGTTATATCAACTTCCTGGATTTAGTACTATTTTAAAATATGGAACAAAGGAGCAAATAGATAAAATTTTTGCTTATCGCGGAACCGGTAAACAAATGTTGAACTCAGCCATAACAGAGCCTGGTGCTGGTTCTGATGTAGGTAGTTTAAAAACTACTTATACAAGAAAAAATGGAAAAGTGTATTTAAATGGTCAAAAATGCTTTATAACATCAAGTGCTCATACTCCTTACTTGGTTGTTATGGCAAGAGATAGTGAAAGTGAAAAGCCAGTCTTTACAGAATGGTTTGTTGATATGAGTAAACCAGGTATTAAATTAACTCAACTGGACAAACTAGGTCTTAGAATGGATAGTTGTTGTGAGATAGTTTTTGACAATGTAGAACTTGAAGAAAAAGATATGTTTGGTGAAGATGGCAATGGCTTTAATAGAGTAAAAGAAGAATTTGACGCTGAAAGATTTTTGGTAGCTTGCACAAATTACGGTATAGCTTATTGTGCTTTTGAAGATGCTGCCAAATATGCAAATGAACGTGTTCAATTTGGTGAAACTATAGGCAGAACTCAGCTTATTCAAGAAAAATTTGCTCATATGGCAATGAAGCTAAACGCTATGAAAAATATGGTTTATGAAACAGCTTGGAAAATGGATCAAGGCTTAAATGTTACTGGTGAAAGCGCCATGTGTAAATATTATTGTGCAAATAAAGCATTTGAAGTTGTTGATGATGCTGTTCAAGTTCTTGGTGGAATCGGTGTTACAGGTCATAGAGTTGGCAGATTTTGGAGAGATTTAAGAGTTGATAGATTGTCTGGTGGTTCTGATGAAATGCAAATTTTAACTCTTGGTAGAGCTATTTTGAAAAAATATAGATAAAAGGATGTAATATGAAATTTAACACTCCAAAATTTGGTCCATTAAGCGGTGTAAAAGTGGTTTTTTCAGCTATGGAAATAGCTGGACCATTTTCGGCTCAAATATTAGCTGAGTGGGGAGCAGAAGTTATTTGGATAGAAAATTCAAAATATCCAGACACTATAAGAGTTCAAGAAAATTATAAAGAGTTGAGTCGCAGAAACTTATATGCGTTATCATTAAATTTATTTAGCGAAGAGGGTAAAGAAGTTTTTTATAAACTTATAAAAGAATGTGATATATTCATAGAAGCTAGTAAAGGCCCTGCATTTGCTAAAAAAGGTATAACAGATGAGGTTTTATGGTCACACAATAAAAAACTAGTTATAGCTCATCTTTCTGGATTTGGACAATACGGCGATCCTGAATATACAAATTTAGCTGCATATAACACAATAGCTCAAGCGTTTAGTGGTTATTTGATACAAAATGGTGATCAAAATCAACCTATGCCAGCTTTTCCTTATACAGCTGATTATCTTTGCGGTCTAACCGTTACTAGTTCTGTTTTGGCGGCATTGCATAATGCACAAAAAACAGGTGTCGGTGAGAGTATAGATGTTGCTATGTATGAAACTATGCTCAGAATGGGGCAGTATTATATGATGGATTATCTTAATGGTGGTGAGATGTGTCCTAGGATGATAAAAGGTAAAGATCCATTATATGCTGGTTGCGGTCTTTATTCTTGTAAAGACGGCTATATAGTTTTTGAAATTGTTGGTGTAAATCAAGTTAAAGAGATGTTTAATTTAATAGGTATATCTAAGTATTATGGTACTGATGATGTTCCAGAAGGCACTCAACTAATAAGTAGAAAAATGAAAGTCAATGATGAATTTGAAGCTGCTTTGGATAGGTTCTTTAAAGAAAGAAGCATAGAAGAGTCTTTAAAAGTTCTTTCTGATTTAAAAGTTGCTGGAGCAAAAGTTTTGGAAGTTAGTGAGCTTCAAAATAATCCTCAATATATAGCTAGAGATAGTTTTACTACTTGGAAAAACTCAGCTGGTAAAGATTATACTGGTCCAAATATTATGCCTAAGTTTAAAAACAACCCTGGCAAAATTTGGCGCGCTATGCCTGATTATGGAGAAGATACTGCTGATATAATGTCTCATCTTGGCTACAGTGAAGTTGAAATAACAAAACTAAATGATGAGAAGATAATTAAAGTGAGAAAATAATCATGGATATGATAGGTAAAAAAAATCTTGGTGGTTATTTTGAAGAGTTAGCATTAACACATAAAAATAAAACCGCTATCATTTGTGAAGATGTAGAGTGTAGAACTACTAGCCTATCATATGTACAATTAAACGAGCAAATTAACCAAACGGCTAATTTGCTCACACATATGGGATTAAAAAAAGGCGATAAGGTAATAATTCATCTTTGTAATAGTATAGAATATATAGTAAATTTTATAGCTATAGCAAAAATAGGTGCAATAAGTGTTCCTGTCAATGCAAATTATGTTTATGCTGATACTTTATTTATGGTGGAAAAAACAAAACCTACTCTTGTTATAACAAATTCAAAATTTGTGCATATTTACGATGATATGATAGAAAATAATTTTACTTTTAAAAATGGTATTATGCTTGTTGACAATTGTTCCTGTAAGCACACTCAATATCAAAAAGAGTTTGTAAAATATAGTGTAAATTTTGAAAATAATGATATAGATAATCTGGATACAGCTGAAATTGTTTTTACATCTGGAACATCTTCTTTTCCAAAAGGTGTTGAGATAACTCATTATAATTTAATATTTGCTGGTTTTTATACTTCTTGGCAAGGTAATTTTAATAATAATGATATATGTTTAACAGCAATGCCACTTTGGCATATAGATGCTCAATGCACAATGATGATGCCAGCATTTTCTCGTGGCGCTACATTTGTTTTGATTGAAAAATATTCAGCTCATAAATTTTGGGATCAGGTTTTATTTTACAAAGCAACCATAACAGAATGTATACCAAAAATGATATGCACGCTCATGGCTCAACCTATAAAAGATAATGAAAAAAAACATAATCTAAGAGAAATGTTTTTTTATTTAAATATAAATAATAAAGACATGACGGAATTTTTAGATCGTTTTAATATTCCAAGTTGTTTGAATTCATATGGTATGACTGAAACTATTGTTGGTTTGATAGGAGATAGACCTGATGAAAAAAGAAGATTTCCTTCTATAGGAAAGCTCGGATTTTGTTATGAGGCTAAAATTTTGGATAGTGAAGGTAATGAGTTGTTATCAAACAAATCAGGTGAAATTTGTATAAAAGGTGAAATAGGAAAAACTATTTTTAAAGGCTATTTTGATAACAAGGATGCTACAAATAAAGTTTTAAGTAAAGATGGGTGGCTTAAAACAGGAGATATTGGATATTTTGATGATGATGAATACTTTTATTTTGTTGATAGAAATATCAATCTTATAAAGGTTGCTGGAGAAAATGTTTCTAGCGTTGAGGTTGAAACATTTATAAGCTCTCATGATAAAATTTTTGAAGTTGCTGTTATAGGT from the Campylobacter pinnipediorum subsp. pinnipediorum genome contains:
- the aes gene encoding acetyl esterase, which encodes MNIINKINVLNKISEEMKLVVKHQQDNASSEPATDNNQMRLNYELEREYWNEGGAVMFDMHDVFIDFGQVKIKTRIYYPQDQDQYKTIFFIHGGGWVVGSIKTHDRMMRNLASLSKCAVIGIDYSLAPDKKFPFQIQECNATIEYFIKNSKKYKLSPDEFSYAGDSAGANMCMGTFLYQKDKKIIDTSLIKSMALFYGVYGLKDSVSRTLYGNDIDWLREEDMQYYYNEYLKKDTDINSKFVNIFNADLTDNIPNCFIASCEFDPLKDDSVALYEILKQTNDSEYKEYKGVMHAFLHYTRMMKIANEAIQDGADFITKNFNFNQRS
- the caiT gene encoding L-carnitine/gamma-butyrobetaine antiporter, with the translated sequence MKVKKVGIEPKVFFPSLIAVAILSWLVVRDLDAANKVINATFAYVTNSWGWAFEWYMVIMVFGWFWLIFGPMKDKKLGDPEDKPEFSTVSWIFMMFASCTSAAVLYWGSLEIYYYVTYPPFGLEPMSTQAKELGLAYSLFHWGPLPWATYSLLSVAFGYFLFVKKINVVRPSGTIEAAVGEKLAKGWLGVIIDNVYIVALILAMGTSLGLATPLVTECMQWLFGIERTLELDTMIISCWVLFNAICVAFGLNRGIKIASDVRSYLMIIMLGWVVIVGASTFTINYFTDSVGVMLSYLGRMLFYTDPIAKGGFPQGWTVFYWAWWVVYGIQMCIFLARISRGRTVRELCIGMVAGLTATTWILWTILGSNTIHTMITGVVNMSEIVKTAGMARAIIETWAALPMSTLTIWGFFILAFIATITLINACSYTLAMSTCKEATGYDEPPLWVRIGWSVLVGIIGVTLLALGGLKPIQTAIIAGGCPLFFVNILILVSFFKDAKKNNWY
- the caiA gene encoding crotonobetainyl-CoA dehydrogenase; protein product: MVDFSLTDEQQLFVAGIKELMERENWEVYFAKCDENHEYPIKWVKELAELGVDTMLLPEEHGGMSADWITLTAIWEELGRCGAPTYVLYQLPGFSTILKYGTKEQIDKIFAYRGTGKQMLNSAITEPGAGSDVGSLKTTYTRKNGKVYLNGQKCFITSSAHTPYLVVMARDSESEKPVFTEWFVDMSKPGIKLTQLDKLGLRMDSCCEIVFDNVELEEKDMFGEDGNGFNRVKEEFDAERFLVACTNYGIAYCAFEDAAKYANERVQFGETIGRTQLIQEKFAHMAMKLNAMKNMVYETAWKMDQGLNVTGESAMCKYYCANKAFEVVDDAVQVLGGIGVTGHRVGRFWRDLRVDRLSGGSDEMQILTLGRAILKKYR
- the caiB gene encoding L-carnitine CoA-transferase, translated to MKFNTPKFGPLSGVKVVFSAMEIAGPFSAQILAEWGAEVIWIENSKYPDTIRVQENYKELSRRNLYALSLNLFSEEGKEVFYKLIKECDIFIEASKGPAFAKKGITDEVLWSHNKKLVIAHLSGFGQYGDPEYTNLAAYNTIAQAFSGYLIQNGDQNQPMPAFPYTADYLCGLTVTSSVLAALHNAQKTGVGESIDVAMYETMLRMGQYYMMDYLNGGEMCPRMIKGKDPLYAGCGLYSCKDGYIVFEIVGVNQVKEMFNLIGISKYYGTDDVPEGTQLISRKMKVNDEFEAALDRFFKERSIEESLKVLSDLKVAGAKVLEVSELQNNPQYIARDSFTTWKNSAGKDYTGPNIMPKFKNNPGKIWRAMPDYGEDTADIMSHLGYSEVEITKLNDEKIIKVRK
- a CDS encoding AMP-binding protein — translated: MIGKKNLGGYFEELALTHKNKTAIICEDVECRTTSLSYVQLNEQINQTANLLTHMGLKKGDKVIIHLCNSIEYIVNFIAIAKIGAISVPVNANYVYADTLFMVEKTKPTLVITNSKFVHIYDDMIENNFTFKNGIMLVDNCSCKHTQYQKEFVKYSVNFENNDIDNLDTAEIVFTSGTSSFPKGVEITHYNLIFAGFYTSWQGNFNNNDICLTAMPLWHIDAQCTMMMPAFSRGATFVLIEKYSAHKFWDQVLFYKATITECIPKMICTLMAQPIKDNEKKHNLREMFFYLNINNKDMTEFLDRFNIPSCLNSYGMTETIVGLIGDRPDEKRRFPSIGKLGFCYEAKILDSEGNELLSNKSGEICIKGEIGKTIFKGYFDNKDATNKVLSKDGWLKTGDIGYFDDDEYFYFVDRNINLIKVAGENVSSVEVETFISSHDKIFEVAVIGIPDKFNNELIKACVVLKDKEEMTKDDVVQYCLSGLAKFKVPGIVQFYSYLPKTCTGKVRKNILRSDHLKENLK